One stretch of Novosphingobium pentaromativorans US6-1 DNA includes these proteins:
- a CDS encoding GntR family transcriptional regulator, with product MEKDQPNKTDRSEAIYRALREAIIEQALEPRTKLSEDRIGQQFGASRTLVRLALGRLANEGLVTLEPNRGAYVALPEWDEAAELFEVRTALERIAIERIARSADMDAIRQLRCHIEEEAAAAALDDRRKSIRLATEFHILLADLARSPLLSGYIAQLACRCGLLLAHHDPTHSADCAVSEHGAIIDALEQGDAERAIHLSDAHLGGVLNRALEGRPPLEGQDLDQILGPYAERVLAQGSKK from the coding sequence ATGGAAAAGGACCAACCGAACAAGACCGATCGATCGGAAGCCATTTATCGCGCCCTGCGCGAGGCGATCATCGAACAGGCGCTGGAACCCAGGACCAAGTTGTCCGAAGATCGCATCGGCCAGCAATTCGGCGCCAGCCGAACGCTTGTACGTCTCGCCCTAGGCCGGCTCGCCAATGAAGGCCTCGTCACTCTCGAGCCCAATCGCGGCGCTTACGTGGCGCTGCCCGAATGGGACGAAGCGGCAGAGCTGTTCGAAGTACGCACGGCCCTTGAGCGCATCGCAATCGAACGAATTGCCCGCAGCGCCGACATGGATGCGATCAGGCAACTGCGCTGTCACATCGAGGAAGAAGCAGCGGCAGCGGCGCTCGACGACCGCAGGAAGTCCATCCGTCTCGCAACGGAGTTTCACATTCTTCTGGCCGATCTGGCGCGAAGTCCCCTGCTGTCCGGCTATATCGCGCAACTCGCGTGCCGCTGCGGGCTACTCCTCGCCCATCATGACCCGACCCATTCGGCAGACTGCGCGGTCAGTGAACACGGCGCCATCATCGACGCACTGGAACAGGGCGATGCCGAGCGCGCGATCCACCTGTCGGACGCGCATCTTGGCGGGGTCCTGAACCGGGCCCTGGAAGGACGACCGCCTTTGGAGGGGCAGGATCTCGACCAGATCCTTGGCCCCTACGCCGAGCGGGTTCTGGCACAAGGATCGAAGAAATGA
- a CDS encoding AtzH-like domain-containing protein: MNIDEPEALASLTEASDAYEAALQDNDLDKMDQLFWDDFRTTRFGVRENLHGIAEIREFRIQRPGGAPARDNLRRTITVFGPDHGHCAIEFRYRGNGALGRQTQMWVRLDGAWRVIGAHISLLPA; this comes from the coding sequence ATGAATATCGATGAACCCGAAGCACTCGCATCCCTGACCGAGGCGAGCGATGCCTATGAGGCCGCCCTGCAGGACAACGACCTCGATAAGATGGACCAGCTGTTCTGGGACGATTTTCGCACGACCCGCTTCGGCGTGCGCGAAAACCTGCATGGCATCGCGGAAATCCGCGAGTTTCGCATTCAGCGTCCGGGTGGAGCGCCCGCCCGCGACAATCTTCGCCGCACCATTACCGTGTTCGGCCCCGATCATGGCCATTGCGCCATCGAATTCCGCTATCGGGGCAACGGTGCACTTGGGCGTCAGACCCAGATGTGGGTCCGCCTCGACGGCGCCTGGCGCGTGATCGGCGCGCACATCTCGCTGCTGCCCGCCTGA